From one Lotus japonicus ecotype B-129 chromosome 3, LjGifu_v1.2 genomic stretch:
- the LOC130746488 gene encoding uncharacterized protein LOC130746488 isoform X2: MDASSARENRRVRLASIQAKRKWNQNSNPCSSSGKNTNTQTNESQNLTQVTLSMKNPIMIEPYGKDMDASSARENRRVRLAAIQAKRKWNQNSNTCSSSGKNTNTQTNESQNLTQVTLSMKNPIMIEPYGKENIKPLAMKRQKDKHTTYQVESLNQSLEERNQGCSMRRIALSPLIQVNIQDRSIDGHEFTTPTSLLSERAFFSSPNCMTGFVSGIMGQSSNSYGDNRKRRMKDLKGKKSISNQDKENQMIPNVMGSAQLSCQPEVVTQSKYNNTITDTPSTILSIPLPEAKQARMSRLEARRETRRLNSISCHDVKSGQQKMKGKAKLKTAFNPALELHLSGRKITHQSSNQIPLYSLNPEYNTPSSEVTQLSATTHHIGAIEPGYSMIGELSDGTFGKTSTSSGKRTVNKCRRGKNISQPLSVLESISRHQPDFDSDRGGQHHTNEESVEFEVNHADGRGSSHHLSPFVSQMYASAEVEELLDFGDATYTCGYCNSIMWYEERSEKSRQPLNPEFSICCMRGKVDLPILLKPPTLLLNLISGVDPRSKNFKENIRAYNSLFSFTSLGGKIQTGLNDGNGPPNFILNGQNYHRMGSLIPPEGAPPKFAQLYIYDTQNETDNRMRHFRSDERRNVLDPSLVKDLTEMIDIHNPVAKLFRRVRDFANHNEGSNFYLRLFRRRNKDPRVYNLPTSDEVAGLIVGDIENLEAGRDIIVKKQSGELVRIPEYHVSFLPLQYPMLFPYGEDGFQDEIPVSEAFSNDADRKRLFQQFIVDCYTMIEAQRMTYYRRNQDRFRSDILSGLEDAIYRGDIEPSSAGQRIILPSSFTGGTRYMFNNCQDAMAICKRFGYPDLFITMTCNTAWDEIRNFLSVRGQRPDERPDILSRVFKMKLDQFLTDLKKNNLFGEAEAGMYTVEFQKRGLPHAHILLWLKGEAKLKTTDDIDRVISAELPHPDLYPNLYAAVSNFMIHGPCGAANKYSPCMKDGVCSKRFPKKFQNRTVIDDDGFPKYRRRNNGISIIKKDVEIDNTYVVPYNPTLLMRYKAHINVEYCNKSNAIKYLFKYVNKGPDRVTVEIAGTDQSSKKENVRDEIKHYYDCRYLSPCEAIWKTFKFDIHERWPPVYTCNFHLPSEQSVTFMDHERIDAVVARHKELETMFTSWFSANREHPEGRHLTYAEFPTMFVYDPKKKEWRLRQQGFSIGRLRYIPPQSGELFYLRILLTVQKGCTSFESIRTVDGVLHNTYQDACDALGLLKDDKEYINAIKETSDLGSGQQLRKLFAHMLFMSTLSKPYIVWESTWKLLSDGLLYERRRRLGMPELRIEDEELENLTLIEIEKLLQNNGRSLKDFECFPCPDISEMLQFDNKFIADELNYNRAEQAEKHMSLLNSLNDDQRNAYNQIMDAVFSESGGFFFLYGYGGTGKTFVWNTLSAALRSQHLIVVNVASSGIASLLLPGGRTAHSRFCIPIGAHEYSTCNIKQGSLRAKLLQHASLIIWDEAPMMNRYCFEALDRTLRDLMSIQDKGNAGKPFGGKVVVLGGDFRQILPVIKKGSRHDIISATINSSDIWKHCQVLKLNKNMRLSSSSSSDDLAETTEFAKWILNIGDGCSDCNEYGEYDVTIPEELLILESEDPLRELINYTYPDINNNMNNFKYFEERAILCPTLDAVHMVNEFVLSTIPGEETEYLSSDSSCPSDADSEIRSEWFTTEFLNDIKCSGVPNHSLKLKAGVPIMLLRNIDQSSGLCNGTRLIVNRLGKNVIAATVITGTNVGDKVFIPRMSLVPSDPEFPFKFERRQFPISLCFAMTINKSQGQSLSNVGLFLPKPVFTHGQLYVAVSRVKTKKGLKILSLDEKGKMSKSTKNVVYNEVFDTL; the protein is encoded by the exons ATGGATGCTTCCTCTGCAAGGGAAAATCGCAGAGTAAGGTTGGCATCAATTCAAGCCAAGAGAAAATGGAATCAAAACTCAAACCCAT GTTCAAGTTCAGGAAAAAATACTAACACTCAGACAAATGAATCACAGAATTTGACGCAAGTGACTCTCTCTATGAAAAATCCTATTATGATAGAACCTTATGGAAAAG ATATGGATGCTTCCTCTGCAAGGGAAAATCGCAGAGTAAGGTTGGCAGCAATTCAAGCCAAGAGAAAGTGGAATCAAAACTCAAACACAT GTTCAAGTTCAGGAAAAAATACTAACACTCAGACAAATGAATCACAGAATTTGACCCAAGTGACTCTTTCTATGAAAAATCCTATTATGATAGAACCTTATGGAAAAG AGAATATTAAACCTCTTGCAATGAAGAGGCAAAAAGATAAGCACACTACTTACCAGGTTGAAAGTCTCAACCAAAGTTTAGAAGAAAGGAATCAAGGTTGCAGTATGAGGAGAATTGCACTGTCTCCGTTGATCCAAG TTAACATCCAAGACAGATCTATTGATGGACATGAGTTCACCACTCCTACATCTCTTTTATCTGAAAGAGCTTTTTTCAGCAGTCCAAATTGTATGACAGGCTTTGTTTCAG GAATTATGGGACAATCATCTAACTCATATGGGGATAACCGAAAGAGAAGAATGAAAGATCTTAAAGGAAAGAAGTCGATTAGTAACCAAGATAAGG AAAATCAAATGATCCCTAATGTGATGGGTAGTGCACAATTATCATGTCAACCAGAAGTTGTTACCCAAAGCAAATATAATAATACCATTACTGATACTCCTTCAACAATTTTATCTATACCATTACCAGAAG ctaaacaagCACGCATGAGTAGACTTGAAGCTAGAAGAGAAACTCGAAGGCTCAACAGCATAAGTTGTCATG ATGTCAAATCTGGCCAACAGAAAATGAAAGGGAAGGCTAAATTAAAAACTGCATTTAACCCTGCACTTGAGTTGCATCTAAGTGGCAGAAAGATTACTCATCAAAGTTCTAATCAGATTCCATTATATTCCCTGAATCCAG agtATAACACGCCATCTTCAGAGGTTACTCAACTGTCTGCAACCACACATCATATTGGAGCTATTGAGCCTGGCTATTCTATGATAG GTGAATTATCTGATGGTACATTTGGAAAGACATCTACATCAAGTGGCAAGCGGACAGTGAATAAGTGTCGTAGAGGGAAGAATATATCACAACCATTATCTGTGCTTGAATCCATATCCAGGCATCAACCTGATTTTGATAGTGATAGAGGAGGCCAGCATCATACAAATGAAGAATCTGTGGAGTTTGAAG TTAACCATGCAGATGGAAGAGGCTCATCACATCATCTTTCACCATTTGTGTCACAAATGTATGCATCGGCAGAAGTTGAAG AATTGTTGGACTTTGGTGATGCCACTTATACATGTGGTTACTGCAACTCTATTATGTGGTATGAAGAGAGATCAGAGAAATCAAGACAGCCATTGAATCCGGAATTTTCTATATGTTGCATGAGAGGGAAGGTTGATTTGCCAATATTGCTTAAGCCTCCTACATTGCTTCTGAATTTAATAAGTGGTGTTGACCCACGATCTAAGAACTTCAAAGAAAATATCAGGGCATACAATTCTTTgttctctttcacttcactAGGGGGCAAAATTCAGACTGGATTGAATGATGGCAATGGTCCTCCAAATTTCATTCTTAATGGGCAGAACTACCATAGAATGGGAAGTTTGATTCCTCCTGAAGGAGCCCCTCCGAAGTTTGCCCAGCTTTACATATATGACACTCAGAATGAAACTGACAATAGAATGCGGCACTTTCG GTCTGATGAACGCAGAAATGTGTTGGATCCTTCACTGGTTAAAGACTTAACAGAGATGATTGATATTCATAATCCGGTAGCAAAATTGTTTAGGAGAGTTAGAGACTTTGCCAACCATAATGAGGGTTCAAACTTTTATCTGAGGTTGTTTCGTAGAAGAAACAAGGATCCAAGGGTATATAATTTGCCCACGTCTGATGAAGTGGCAGGGTTAATTGTAGGAGACATAGAGAATTTGGAGGCTGGAAGGGATATCATTGTGAAAAAACAATCTGGTGAGCTGGTTAGAATTCCTGAGTATCATGTATCATTTTTGCCCCTTCAATACCCGATGCTATTTCCATATGGCGAGGATGGTTTTCAAGATGAAATACCTGTGAGTGAGGCCTTTAGTAACGATGCAGACAGAAAAAG GTTGTTTCAGCAGTTTATTGTTGACTGCTACACAATGATTGAGGCGCAAAGGATGACTTATTACAGGAGGAATCAAGATCGTTTTAGATCAGACATACTTAGTGGTCTAGAagatgctatatatagaggtgaCATTGAACCCTCTAGCGCAGGTCAAAGAATAATTTTACCATCTTCTTTCACAGGTGGTACAAGGTATATGTTTAATAATTGTCAAGATGCTATGGCTATTTGTAAAAGGTTTGGGTATCCCGATTTATTTATCACAATGACTTGCAATACTGCTTGGGATGAGATACGTAATTTTTTATCTGTTAGAGGTCAGCGACCTGATGaaagacctgatatattgtctAGAGTTTTCAAAATGAAGCTTGATCAGTTTTTGACTGACttgaagaaaaataatttatttggaGAAGCTGAAGCAG GAATGTATACTGTTGAGTTCCAGAAACGAGGCTTGCCGCATGCTCATATTTTATTGTGGTTAAAAGGAGAAGCCAAGTTGAAGACAACCGATGATATTGACAGAGTGATATCTGCTGAATTACCTCATCCTGATCTATATCCGAATTTGTATGCTGCGGTATCAAATTTTATGATTCATGGGCCATGTGGTGCTGCCAACAAGTACTCCCCTTGCATGAAAGATGGTGTTTGTTCTAAGCGTTTTCCAAAAAAGTTTCAGAATCGTACAGTAATTGATGATGATGGCTTTCCTAAGTATAGAAGGAGAAATAATGGGATAAGCATTATAAAAAAGGATGTTGAGATTGACAACACATATGTTGTGCCGTACAATCCCACACTTCTCATGAGGTATAAGGCTCACATTAATGTTGAATACTGCAATAAATCAAATGCCATAAAGTACCTTTTCAAGTATGTTAACAAAGGTCCTGATAGAGTAACCGTTGAGATAGCTGGTACTGATCAGAgttcaaagaaagaaaatgttaGGGATGAGATTAAACACTATTATGATTGCAGGTATCTATCTCCATGTGAAGCAATATGGAAAACCTTTAAATTTGATATACATGAAAGGTGGCCTCCTGTATACACATGTAATTTTCATCTTCCTTCTGAGCAGAGTGTAACTTTCATGGATCATGAACGGATTGATGCAGTTGTGGCACGACATAAAGAGTTAGAAACCATGTTCACGTCGTGGTTTAGTGCTAACAGAGAGCATCCGGAAGGACGTCACTTAACTTATGCTGAATTTCCTACAATGTTTGTGTACGACCCCAAGAAAAAGGAATGGCGTTTAAGACAACAAGGTTTCTCTATTGGACGTCTCAGATATATTCCCCCACAAAGTGGAGAGCTTTTTTATTTGCGTATTCTCCTTACTGTGCAAAAGGGGTGCACCAGTTTTGAAAGCATTAGAACAGTAGACGGTGTGTTACACAACACTTATCAAGATGCATGTGATGCTTTGGGATTGTTGAAAGATGACAAAGAATATATAAATGCAATTAAGGAGACAAGTGATTTGGGTTCTGGTCAACAGCTAAGGAAACTATTTGCCCATATGTTGTTTATGAGCACATTGAGCAAGCCGTATATTGTTTGGGAATCAACATGGAAATTGCTATCTGATGGACTTCTTTATGAAAGGAGACGTCGTCTTGGTATGCCAG AATTGCGAATTGAAGATGAGGAGCTTGAAAACCTCACTTTAATTGAAATAGAGAAGTTGCTTCAAAACAATGGAAGATCTCTTAAAGATTTTGAATGCTTTCCTTGCCCAGACATTTCTGAGATGCTTCAATTTGACAATAAATTTATTGCTGATGAACTTAACTACAATAGAGCAGAGCAAGCAGAGAAGCACATGTCATTGTTAAATTCTCTCAATGATGATCAACGGAATGCCTACAATCAGATTATGGACGCAGTTTTTTCCGAATCAGGTGGATTCTTCTTCCTATATGGTTATGGGGGTACTGGAAAAACATTTGTTTGGAATACACTGTCTGCAGCATTGAGGAGCCAACATCTAATTGTTGTTAACGTTGCATCAAGTGGTATTGCTTCTTTATTATTGCCTGGAGGTAGGACAGCTCATTCCAGATTTTGTATACCTATTGGTGCTCATGAATATTCAACGTGTAATATCAAGCAAGGAAGTCTTCGGGCAAAACTTTTACAGCATGCAAGCTTGATTATTTGGGATGAAGCTCCTATGATGAATAGATATTGTTTTGAGGCTCTTGACCGCACTCTTAGAGATTTGATGTCGATCCAGGATAAAGGGAATGCTGGAAAGCCGTTTGGAGGTAAGGTTGTTGTTCTAGGAGGTGATTTCAGGCAAATACTTCCGGTTATTAAAAAGGGCAGCAGACATGACATTATATCTGCTACTATCAACTCCTCAGATATTTGGAAGCATTGCCAAGTTctaaagttgaataagaatATGAGGCTCTCAAGTTCATCAAGTTCAGATGATTTGGCTGAGACAACAGAATTTGCTAAATGGATTCTTAATATTGGAGATGGGTGCAGTGATTGTAATGAGTATGGAGAATATGATGTGACAATTCCAGAAGAATTACTTATTCTAGAGTCCGAGGACCCATTGCGTGAATTGATTAATTATACTTATCCTGACATCAACAATAATATGAACAACTTCAAATATTTTGAAGAAAGAGCAATATTGTGCCCCACTTTAGATGCTGTGCATATGGTTAACGAGTTTGTACTCTCAACAATTCCAGGTGAGGAAACTGAGTATCTTAGTTCTGATTCGTCATGTCCTTCGGATGCAGATTCTGAGATAAGAAGTGAATGGTTTACCActgaattcttaaatgataTTAAATGTTCCGGTGTTCCTAATCATAGCTTGAAGTTGAAAGCTGGGGTACCTATTATGCTATTGAGAAATATTGATCAATCATCAGGATTGTGTAATGGTACAAGGCTAATAGTGAATAGATTGGGCAAAAATGTTATTGCTGCCACCGTGATAACAGGAACAAATGTTGGTGATAAAGTATTTATTCCCAGAATGAGTTTAGTTCCTTCTGATCCAGAATTTCCATTCAAGTTCGAGAGGAGACAATTTCCAATATCTCTATGTTTTGCGATGACCATAAATAAAAGCCAAGGGCAATCTTTATCGAATGTTGGTCTCTTTCTTCCTAAACCAGTTTTTACACATGGCCAACTATATGTGGCTGTGTCTAGAGTAAAAACAAAGAAGGGTTtgaagattttaagcttagatgAAAAAGGAAAGATGTCTAAATCGACCAAAAATGTTGTGTACAATGAGGTTTTTGATACTCTATAA
- the LOC130746488 gene encoding uncharacterized protein LOC130746488 isoform X3 → MDASSARENRRVRLASIQAKRKWNQNSNPCSSSGKNTNTQTNESQNLTQVTLSMKNPIMIEPYGKENIKPLAMKRQKDKHTTYQVESLNQSLEERNQGCSMRRIALSPLIQVNIQDRSIDGHEFTTPTSLLSERAFFSSPNCMTGFVSGIMGQSSNSYGDNRKRRMKDLKGKKSISNQDKENQMIPNVMGSAQLSCQPEVVTQSKYNNTITDTPSTILSIPLPEAKQARMSRLEARRETRRLNSISCHDVKSGQQKMKGKAKLKTAFNPALELHLSGRKITHQSSNQIPLYSLNPEYNTPSSEVTQLSATTHHIGAIEPGYSMIGELSDGTFGKTSTSSGKRTVNKCRRGKNISQPLSVLESISRHQPDFDSDRGGQHHTNEESVEFEVNHADGRGSSHHLSPFVSQMYASAEVEELLDFGDATYTCGYCNSIMWYEERSEKSRQPLNPEFSICCMRGKVDLPILLKPPTLLLNLISGVDPRSKNFKENIRAYNSLFSFTSLGGKIQTGLNDGNGPPNFILNGQNYHRMGSLIPPEGAPPKFAQLYIYDTQNETDNRMRHFRSDERRNVLDPSLVKDLTEMIDIHNPVAKLFRRVRDFANHNEGSNFYLRLFRRRNKDPRVYNLPTSDEVAGLIVGDIENLEAGRDIIVKKQSGELVRIPEYHVSFLPLQYPMLFPYGEDGFQDEIPVSEAFSNDADRKRFKISMLEFICFRLQERITEYGNIVRAGRLFQQFIVDCYTMIEAQRMTYYRRNQDRFRSDILSGLEDAIYRGDIEPSSAGQRIILPSSFTGGTRYMFNNCQDAMAICKRFGYPDLFITMTCNTAWDEIRNFLSVRGQRPDERPDILSRVFKMKLDQFLTDLKKNNLFGEAEAGMYTVEFQKRGLPHAHILLWLKGEAKLKTTDDIDRVISAELPHPDLYPNLYAAVSNFMIHGPCGAANKYSPCMKDGVCSKRFPKKFQNRTVIDDDGFPKYRRRNNGISIIKKDVEIDNTYVVPYNPTLLMRYKAHINVEYCNKSNAIKYLFKYVNKGPDRVTVEIAGTDQSSKKENVRDEIKHYYDCRYLSPCEAIWKTFKFDIHERWPPVYTCNFHLPSEQSVTFMDHERIDAVVARHKELETMFTSWFSANREHPEGRHLTYAEFPTMFVYDPKKKEWRLRQQGFSIGRLRYIPPQSGELFYLRILLTVQKGCTSFESIRTVDGVLHNTYQDACDALGLLKDDKEYINAIKETSDLGSGQQLRKLFAHMLFMSTLSKPYIVWESTWKLLSDGLLYERRRRLGMPELRIEDEELENLTLIEIEKLLQNNGRSLKDFECFPCPDISEMLQFDNKFIADELNYNRAEQAEKHMSLLNSLNDDQRNAYNQIMDAVFSESGGFFFLYGYGGTGKTFVWNTLSAALRSQHLIVVNVASSGIASLLLPGGRTAHSRFCIPIGAHEYSTCNIKQGSLRAKLLQHASLIIWDEAPMMNRYCFEALDRTLRDLMSIQDKGNAGKPFGGKVVVLGGDFRQILPVIKKGSRHDIISATINSSDIWKHCQVLKLNKNMRLSSSSSSDDLAETTEFAKWILNIGDGCSDCNEYGEYDVTIPEELLILESEDPLRELINYTYPDINNNMNNFKYFEERAILCPTLDAVHMVNEFVLSTIPGEETEYLSSDSSCPSDADSEIRSEWFTTEFLNDIKCSGVPNHSLKLKAGVPIMLLRNIDQSSGLCNGTRLIVNRLGKNVIAATVITGTNVGDKVFIPRMSLVPSDPEFPFKFERRQFPISLCFAMTINKSQGQSLSNVGLFLPKPVFTHGQLYVAVSRVKTKKGLKILSLDEKGKMSKSTKNVVYNEVFDTL, encoded by the exons ATGGATGCTTCCTCTGCAAGGGAAAATCGCAGAGTAAGGTTGGCATCAATTCAAGCCAAGAGAAAATGGAATCAAAACTCAAACCCAT GTTCAAGTTCAGGAAAAAATACTAACACTCAGACAAATGAATCACAGAATTTGACGCAAGTGACTCTCTCTATGAAAAATCCTATTATGATAGAACCTTATGGAAAAG AGAATATTAAACCTCTTGCAATGAAGAGGCAAAAAGATAAGCACACTACTTACCAGGTTGAAAGTCTCAACCAAAGTTTAGAAGAAAGGAATCAAGGTTGCAGTATGAGGAGAATTGCACTGTCTCCGTTGATCCAAG TTAACATCCAAGACAGATCTATTGATGGACATGAGTTCACCACTCCTACATCTCTTTTATCTGAAAGAGCTTTTTTCAGCAGTCCAAATTGTATGACAGGCTTTGTTTCAG GAATTATGGGACAATCATCTAACTCATATGGGGATAACCGAAAGAGAAGAATGAAAGATCTTAAAGGAAAGAAGTCGATTAGTAACCAAGATAAGG AAAATCAAATGATCCCTAATGTGATGGGTAGTGCACAATTATCATGTCAACCAGAAGTTGTTACCCAAAGCAAATATAATAATACCATTACTGATACTCCTTCAACAATTTTATCTATACCATTACCAGAAG ctaaacaagCACGCATGAGTAGACTTGAAGCTAGAAGAGAAACTCGAAGGCTCAACAGCATAAGTTGTCATG ATGTCAAATCTGGCCAACAGAAAATGAAAGGGAAGGCTAAATTAAAAACTGCATTTAACCCTGCACTTGAGTTGCATCTAAGTGGCAGAAAGATTACTCATCAAAGTTCTAATCAGATTCCATTATATTCCCTGAATCCAG agtATAACACGCCATCTTCAGAGGTTACTCAACTGTCTGCAACCACACATCATATTGGAGCTATTGAGCCTGGCTATTCTATGATAG GTGAATTATCTGATGGTACATTTGGAAAGACATCTACATCAAGTGGCAAGCGGACAGTGAATAAGTGTCGTAGAGGGAAGAATATATCACAACCATTATCTGTGCTTGAATCCATATCCAGGCATCAACCTGATTTTGATAGTGATAGAGGAGGCCAGCATCATACAAATGAAGAATCTGTGGAGTTTGAAG TTAACCATGCAGATGGAAGAGGCTCATCACATCATCTTTCACCATTTGTGTCACAAATGTATGCATCGGCAGAAGTTGAAG AATTGTTGGACTTTGGTGATGCCACTTATACATGTGGTTACTGCAACTCTATTATGTGGTATGAAGAGAGATCAGAGAAATCAAGACAGCCATTGAATCCGGAATTTTCTATATGTTGCATGAGAGGGAAGGTTGATTTGCCAATATTGCTTAAGCCTCCTACATTGCTTCTGAATTTAATAAGTGGTGTTGACCCACGATCTAAGAACTTCAAAGAAAATATCAGGGCATACAATTCTTTgttctctttcacttcactAGGGGGCAAAATTCAGACTGGATTGAATGATGGCAATGGTCCTCCAAATTTCATTCTTAATGGGCAGAACTACCATAGAATGGGAAGTTTGATTCCTCCTGAAGGAGCCCCTCCGAAGTTTGCCCAGCTTTACATATATGACACTCAGAATGAAACTGACAATAGAATGCGGCACTTTCG GTCTGATGAACGCAGAAATGTGTTGGATCCTTCACTGGTTAAAGACTTAACAGAGATGATTGATATTCATAATCCGGTAGCAAAATTGTTTAGGAGAGTTAGAGACTTTGCCAACCATAATGAGGGTTCAAACTTTTATCTGAGGTTGTTTCGTAGAAGAAACAAGGATCCAAGGGTATATAATTTGCCCACGTCTGATGAAGTGGCAGGGTTAATTGTAGGAGACATAGAGAATTTGGAGGCTGGAAGGGATATCATTGTGAAAAAACAATCTGGTGAGCTGGTTAGAATTCCTGAGTATCATGTATCATTTTTGCCCCTTCAATACCCGATGCTATTTCCATATGGCGAGGATGGTTTTCAAGATGAAATACCTGTGAGTGAGGCCTTTAGTAACGATGCAGACAGAAAAAGGTTTAAAATAAGCATGCTAGAGTTCATTTGTTTCAGATTACAGGAACGAATAACTGAATATGGAAATATTGTGCGTGCCGGAAGGTTGTTTCAGCAGTTTATTGTTGACTGCTACACAATGATTGAGGCGCAAAGGATGACTTATTACAGGAGGAATCAAGATCGTTTTAGATCAGACATACTTAGTGGTCTAGAagatgctatatatagaggtgaCATTGAACCCTCTAGCGCAGGTCAAAGAATAATTTTACCATCTTCTTTCACAGGTGGTACAAGGTATATGTTTAATAATTGTCAAGATGCTATGGCTATTTGTAAAAGGTTTGGGTATCCCGATTTATTTATCACAATGACTTGCAATACTGCTTGGGATGAGATACGTAATTTTTTATCTGTTAGAGGTCAGCGACCTGATGaaagacctgatatattgtctAGAGTTTTCAAAATGAAGCTTGATCAGTTTTTGACTGACttgaagaaaaataatttatttggaGAAGCTGAAGCAG GAATGTATACTGTTGAGTTCCAGAAACGAGGCTTGCCGCATGCTCATATTTTATTGTGGTTAAAAGGAGAAGCCAAGTTGAAGACAACCGATGATATTGACAGAGTGATATCTGCTGAATTACCTCATCCTGATCTATATCCGAATTTGTATGCTGCGGTATCAAATTTTATGATTCATGGGCCATGTGGTGCTGCCAACAAGTACTCCCCTTGCATGAAAGATGGTGTTTGTTCTAAGCGTTTTCCAAAAAAGTTTCAGAATCGTACAGTAATTGATGATGATGGCTTTCCTAAGTATAGAAGGAGAAATAATGGGATAAGCATTATAAAAAAGGATGTTGAGATTGACAACACATATGTTGTGCCGTACAATCCCACACTTCTCATGAGGTATAAGGCTCACATTAATGTTGAATACTGCAATAAATCAAATGCCATAAAGTACCTTTTCAAGTATGTTAACAAAGGTCCTGATAGAGTAACCGTTGAGATAGCTGGTACTGATCAGAgttcaaagaaagaaaatgttaGGGATGAGATTAAACACTATTATGATTGCAGGTATCTATCTCCATGTGAAGCAATATGGAAAACCTTTAAATTTGATATACATGAAAGGTGGCCTCCTGTATACACATGTAATTTTCATCTTCCTTCTGAGCAGAGTGTAACTTTCATGGATCATGAACGGATTGATGCAGTTGTGGCACGACATAAAGAGTTAGAAACCATGTTCACGTCGTGGTTTAGTGCTAACAGAGAGCATCCGGAAGGACGTCACTTAACTTATGCTGAATTTCCTACAATGTTTGTGTACGACCCCAAGAAAAAGGAATGGCGTTTAAGACAACAAGGTTTCTCTATTGGACGTCTCAGATATATTCCCCCACAAAGTGGAGAGCTTTTTTATTTGCGTATTCTCCTTACTGTGCAAAAGGGGTGCACCAGTTTTGAAAGCATTAGAACAGTAGACGGTGTGTTACACAACACTTATCAAGATGCATGTGATGCTTTGGGATTGTTGAAAGATGACAAAGAATATATAAATGCAATTAAGGAGACAAGTGATTTGGGTTCTGGTCAACAGCTAAGGAAACTATTTGCCCATATGTTGTTTATGAGCACATTGAGCAAGCCGTATATTGTTTGGGAATCAACATGGAAATTGCTATCTGATGGACTTCTTTATGAAAGGAGACGTCGTCTTGGTATGCCAG AATTGCGAATTGAAGATGAGGAGCTTGAAAACCTCACTTTAATTGAAATAGAGAAGTTGCTTCAAAACAATGGAAGATCTCTTAAAGATTTTGAATGCTTTCCTTGCCCAGACATTTCTGAGATGCTTCAATTTGACAATAAATTTATTGCTGATGAACTTAACTACAATAGAGCAGAGCAAGCAGAGAAGCACATGTCATTGTTAAATTCTCTCAATGATGATCAACGGAATGCCTACAATCAGATTATGGACGCAGTTTTTTCCGAATCAGGTGGATTCTTCTTCCTATATGGTTATGGGGGTACTGGAAAAACATTTGTTTGGAATACACTGTCTGCAGCATTGAGGAGCCAACATCTAATTGTTGTTAACGTTGCATCAAGTGGTATTGCTTCTTTATTATTGCCTGGAGGTAGGACAGCTCATTCCAGATTTTGTATACCTATTGGTGCTCATGAATATTCAACGTGTAATATCAAGCAAGGAAGTCTTCGGGCAAAACTTTTACAGCATGCAAGCTTGATTATTTGGGATGAAGCTCCTATGATGAATAGATATTGTTTTGAGGCTCTTGACCGCACTCTTAGAGATTTGATGTCGATCCAGGATAAAGGGAATGCTGGAAAGCCGTTTGGAGGTAAGGTTGTTGTTCTAGGAGGTGATTTCAGGCAAATACTTCCGGTTATTAAAAAGGGCAGCAGACATGACATTATATCTGCTACTATCAACTCCTCAGATATTTGGAAGCATTGCCAAGTTctaaagttgaataagaatATGAGGCTCTCAAGTTCATCAAGTTCAGATGATTTGGCTGAGACAACAGAATTTGCTAAATGGATTCTTAATATTGGAGATGGGTGCAGTGATTGTAATGAGTATGGAGAATATGATGTGACAATTCCAGAAGAATTACTTATTCTAGAGTCCGAGGACCCATTGCGTGAATTGATTAATTATACTTATCCTGACATCAACAATAATATGAACAACTTCAAATATTTTGAAGAAAGAGCAATATTGTGCCCCACTTTAGATGCTGTGCATATGGTTAACGAGTTTGTACTCTCAACAATTCCAGGTGAGGAAACTGAGTATCTTAGTTCTGATTCGTCATGTCCTTCGGATGCAGATTCTGAGATAAGAAGTGAATGGTTTACCActgaattcttaaatgataTTAAATGTTCCGGTGTTCCTAATCATAGCTTGAAGTTGAAAGCTGGGGTACCTATTATGCTATTGAGAAATATTGATCAATCATCAGGATTGTGTAATGGTACAAGGCTAATAGTGAATAGATTGGGCAAAAATGTTATTGCTGCCACCGTGATAACAGGAACAAATGTTGGTGATAAAGTATTTATTCCCAGAATGAGTTTAGTTCCTTCTGATCCAGAATTTCCATTCAAGTTCGAGAGGAGACAATTTCCAATATCTCTATGTTTTGCGATGACCATAAATAAAAGCCAAGGGCAATCTTTATCGAATGTTGGTCTCTTTCTTCCTAAACCAGTTTTTACACATGGCCAACTATATGTGGCTGTGTCTAGAGTAAAAACAAAGAAGGGTTtgaagattttaagcttagatgAAAAAGGAAAGATGTCTAAATCGACCAAAAATGTTGTGTACAATGAGGTTTTTGATACTCTATAA